The following are from one region of the Thermofilum sp. genome:
- the radA gene encoding DNA repair and recombination protein RadA, producing MSRSVDELVNIEGIGRVTVARLKSAGINYLEDLVVYNPEELEELAGIESEKAAKVIRAARRLLGWEARVVRGREYAEQLARRDTFTTGVKDIDELLGGGIAVYDIYEFAGEFGSGKTQLCHQLSVTVQLPPARGGLGGGAVYIDTEGTFSPERVEAIARRFGVEDPLSGIFVGRPINVDEMEELVVRKLPELMREGVRLVIVDSIIALYRAEFKGREWLAARQQRINYLLDWLKRTARVHSAAVVVTNQVVAVPSSWGVTLKLPAGGNIIAHASTHRFFMRKAGDVWAVECLDSPRIPRGAAASFLIADDGLRDVK from the coding sequence ATGTCGAGGAGCGTAGACGAACTCGTGAACATCGAAGGCATAGGCCGCGTGACTGTCGCGAGGCTGAAGAGCGCAGGCATCAACTACCTTGAGGATCTAGTAGTCTACAACCCGGAGGAGCTCGAAGAGCTCGCTGGAATCGAGAGTGAGAAAGCTGCGAAGGTTATACGCGCTGCTAGGCGCCTGCTGGGCTGGGAAGCCAGGGTGGTGAGGGGCAGGGAGTACGCTGAGCAGCTCGCGAGGCGGGACACTTTCACCACCGGGGTTAAGGATATCGACGAGCTCCTCGGCGGGGGGATCGCTGTCTACGATATCTACGAGTTCGCAGGCGAGTTCGGCAGCGGTAAGACACAGCTCTGCCACCAGCTCTCCGTGACGGTCCAGCTGCCTCCGGCGAGGGGAGGGCTGGGGGGAGGGGCGGTCTACATCGACACTGAGGGGACGTTCAGCCCGGAGCGGGTGGAGGCAATTGCGAGGCGGTTCGGCGTCGAGGACCCTCTCTCCGGGATCTTCGTGGGGAGACCCATCAACGTTGACGAGATGGAGGAGCTTGTTGTGAGGAAACTGCCGGAGCTCATGCGGGAGGGTGTGCGGCTGGTGATCGTTGACTCAATCATAGCGCTCTACAGGGCCGAGTTCAAGGGGCGGGAGTGGCTGGCAGCGAGGCAGCAGAGAATCAACTACCTTCTCGACTGGCTCAAGAGGACTGCTAGAGTCCACAGCGCTGCGGTCGTGGTAACGAACCAGGTTGTCGCGGTGCCGAGCTCTTGGGGCGTGACGCTTAAGCTGCCAGCTGGAGGGAACATCATAGCGCACGCCTCTACCCACCGCTTCTTCATGAGGAAAGCAGGTGACGTGTGGGCTGTAGAGTGCCTAGACTCCCCCCGTATCCCGAGGGGGGCGGCGGCCTCGTTCCTCATAGCGGATGACGGGCTTCGAGATGTCAAGTGA
- a CDS encoding DEAD/DEAH box helicase, whose product MSFPWLAVDAADIPERLREALRRLGYRQLNALQVASLDFARAYENLLLVAPTGSGKTEAALLPILEALLKDGGEPVNALYVTPLRALNRDIHYRVKELVELLGFSAEIRHGDTPQSARRRIAEKPPHLLITTPETLQYLLVDKKLRPALRNVKWVVVDELHELLDDKRGTQLALALERLRLIAPKLRVIGLSATLRDPHAALRFLVGSRPGKVVEWEERKSFAISIEEPPASSDGEALDPFGEAAAKIAELAKSGGVLVFTNTRDTAELLGRVLSKDYSLEVRVHHGSLSRAEREEAEHLFRSEAVKAVVATSSLELGIDIGYVKLVVQYGSPKQAVKLIQRVGRAGHKLHETSRGVVIPLGLEDMVEAAVLARRALRKNLEQPRLFQEPLDVLAHQVAGLIMEHGPLPFEKLYRIVTRAHPYENLSAGRLARLLRFLEQLGVLRFDGEHVKMGRRTISYYFSSASMIPDTPSLEVVDAASRRTIGHLDYSFASLLDRGKSVILGGRTWLVEDVDVESGKVIVRELFEELGEPPVWTGASLPVEWRAAREVGSLYRRVAEALGDPVKLEKLRKEYMLPPQGFSRLVSLLEKQVRGFGFVPHENYPTIEVTRQKGRVFVVVHSYLGTRGNSLLAILLAYAARAALGVTVKYFSDPYRVLLIAQRPLSRADLESILKSGLQLALANCGEAVRESYAYELELLHTAGRVGVIDRRRLKELNINLKILKKRLRGTPADEEALQSCFVEHFDLESVERFAEKVSRGLFVIAETPELSPLSQLIFEKPAVRVGIMASGIPVEAVLMAVKRRLESSKVVLFCALCNEWQAEVKVADAKSVGSCPKCGSRALAVLRSYELSAITAFKKWRRGGVLSEEEKKLVEKVRQSANLYMSYGYRAVLALAGHGIGPSTARNILSKSSDEEDLLRNILEAELNYTKNRKYWED is encoded by the coding sequence GTGTCGTTTCCCTGGCTGGCGGTGGACGCTGCCGACATCCCCGAGCGGCTCAGAGAGGCATTGAGAAGGCTAGGCTACAGGCAGCTGAACGCCCTGCAAGTGGCGAGCCTGGACTTCGCGAGAGCTTACGAGAACCTGCTGCTCGTGGCTCCCACAGGCTCCGGCAAGACAGAAGCTGCTCTCCTGCCGATCCTGGAGGCCCTGCTGAAGGATGGGGGAGAACCTGTGAACGCCCTGTACGTGACCCCTCTTCGAGCGCTGAACAGGGACATCCACTACAGGGTGAAGGAGCTGGTAGAGCTCCTCGGCTTCTCCGCAGAGATTAGGCACGGTGATACGCCGCAATCTGCTAGGAGGCGGATAGCCGAGAAGCCACCACACCTGCTGATCACGACTCCTGAAACGCTCCAGTACCTTCTCGTCGACAAGAAGCTTAGGCCCGCTCTGCGCAACGTGAAGTGGGTAGTCGTAGACGAGCTCCACGAACTCCTCGACGATAAGCGGGGGACCCAGCTGGCGCTAGCGCTTGAGCGCCTGCGCTTGATCGCGCCTAAGCTCCGCGTCATCGGGCTTTCCGCCACGCTCCGGGACCCCCACGCTGCCCTTCGCTTCCTCGTCGGCAGCAGACCGGGCAAGGTGGTCGAGTGGGAGGAGAGGAAGAGCTTCGCTATATCCATCGAGGAGCCGCCGGCGTCTAGCGACGGCGAGGCACTCGATCCTTTCGGCGAGGCTGCAGCGAAAATAGCAGAGCTCGCGAAGAGCGGTGGAGTGCTGGTGTTCACAAACACGCGCGACACGGCGGAGCTCCTCGGGAGAGTGCTCTCTAAGGACTACTCTCTCGAGGTTCGCGTCCACCACGGCAGCCTCTCGCGCGCAGAGCGAGAGGAAGCTGAGCACCTATTCAGGAGTGAAGCTGTGAAAGCGGTTGTAGCGACTTCAAGCTTGGAGCTGGGCATAGACATAGGGTACGTGAAGCTGGTCGTGCAGTACGGTTCACCGAAGCAAGCCGTGAAGCTCATACAGCGCGTAGGCAGGGCGGGCCACAAGCTTCACGAGACCTCCAGGGGCGTTGTGATCCCGCTGGGACTCGAGGACATGGTGGAGGCTGCGGTGCTGGCGAGGAGAGCTCTGAGGAAGAACCTGGAGCAGCCCCGGCTCTTCCAGGAGCCCCTCGACGTGCTGGCGCACCAGGTGGCAGGGCTTATCATGGAGCACGGGCCTCTCCCCTTCGAGAAGCTCTACCGGATCGTGACCAGAGCCCACCCTTACGAGAACCTTTCCGCGGGCAGGCTCGCCCGGCTGCTCCGCTTCCTTGAGCAGCTGGGGGTTTTACGCTTCGACGGCGAGCACGTGAAGATGGGTAGGAGGACGATCAGCTACTACTTCAGCTCGGCTTCCATGATCCCCGATACACCCTCGCTGGAAGTAGTTGACGCCGCGTCGCGCAGGACTATCGGGCACCTGGACTACTCCTTCGCCTCCCTCCTAGACCGCGGGAAATCGGTAATCCTCGGGGGGCGCACGTGGCTCGTAGAAGATGTCGACGTGGAGAGCGGTAAGGTGATCGTGCGCGAGCTCTTCGAAGAGCTCGGGGAGCCTCCGGTCTGGACCGGCGCGTCCCTCCCAGTGGAGTGGAGAGCCGCGAGAGAGGTCGGCTCCCTCTACAGGAGAGTGGCGGAGGCCTTAGGCGACCCGGTGAAACTCGAAAAGCTTCGCAAGGAGTACATGCTGCCGCCGCAGGGGTTTAGCAGGCTCGTAAGCCTCCTGGAGAAGCAAGTGCGGGGTTTCGGCTTCGTACCCCACGAGAACTACCCGACAATCGAGGTTACGCGGCAGAAAGGCAGGGTGTTCGTCGTCGTTCACTCGTACCTCGGCACACGGGGGAACAGTTTGCTGGCCATCCTGCTCGCTTACGCTGCGCGCGCCGCACTCGGAGTGACAGTAAAGTACTTCTCAGACCCCTACAGGGTTCTCCTGATCGCTCAGAGACCGCTCTCTCGAGCAGACCTAGAGAGCATCCTTAAGAGCGGGCTGCAGCTAGCTCTCGCTAACTGCGGGGAGGCTGTGAGAGAAAGCTACGCCTACGAGCTCGAGCTCCTACACACGGCTGGTAGGGTGGGGGTCATAGACAGGAGGAGGCTCAAAGAGCTGAACATCAACCTAAAAATACTGAAGAAGAGGCTGAGGGGGACCCCGGCTGACGAGGAAGCTCTCCAGAGCTGCTTCGTGGAGCACTTCGACCTCGAGAGCGTAGAGCGCTTCGCGGAGAAAGTTTCGAGAGGCCTCTTCGTGATAGCCGAGACACCTGAGCTCAGCCCCCTCTCCCAGCTCATCTTCGAGAAGCCCGCGGTCAGGGTCGGCATCATGGCCTCCGGCATACCGGTAGAAGCCGTGCTGATGGCGGTGAAGCGCAGGCTTGAGAGCTCTAAAGTCGTGCTGTTTTGCGCGCTGTGCAACGAGTGGCAGGCAGAGGTGAAGGTAGCTGACGCTAAGAGCGTAGGCTCCTGCCCGAAGTGCGGCTCGAGGGCGCTCGCCGTGCTAAGGAGCTACGAGTTAAGCGCGATCACCGCTTTCAAGAAGTGGAGGAGAGGAGGGGTGCTGAGCGAGGAGGAGAAAAAACTCGTCGAGAAGGTCAGGCAGTCGGCCAACCTCTACATGTCTTACGGCTACAGGGCTGTGCTAGCACTGGCTGGGCACGGTATCGGCCCCTCCACCGCGAGGAACATCCTCTCCAAGAGCTCGGACGAAGAAGACCTCTTGAGGAACATCCTAGAAGCTGAGCTCAACTACACAAAAAACCGAAAGTACTGGGAGGACTAG
- a CDS encoding 30S ribosomal protein S25e has translation MGGGKKRPTVSQLEKRMKKEQEKEKKEESRKPQMKLQASTGELSEASLESIIKEVRKMKYVTPYVVSSRFGITISRAKRVLRELAARGVLVPYDLNHRVPIYVPASS, from the coding sequence GTGGGTGGAGGGAAGAAGAGGCCCACGGTCTCGCAGCTCGAGAAAAGAATGAAGAAAGAGCAGGAGAAGGAGAAGAAGGAGGAAAGCCGTAAGCCCCAGATGAAGCTTCAAGCTTCCACCGGCGAACTCTCGGAGGCTTCGCTCGAGTCCATTATCAAGGAAGTCAGGAAAATGAAGTACGTGACTCCTTACGTGGTAAGCAGCAGGTTCGGGATCACCATCAGCAGGGCGAAGAGGGTCCTCAGGGAGCTGGCAGCGCGGGGGGTGCTGGTCCCCTACGACCTGAACCACCGCGTCCCGATATACGTGCCCGCCTCATCCTAA
- the radA gene encoding DNA repair and recombination protein RadA, whose protein sequence is MGRRGKAKAPQEEDVDVTELTREMILSEEEEGVESELEEYTPPAEGEEIRLEDLEGVGRITAQKLRSAGYYTVTDIAFASAHELAVILGSEERAMAIIRAAQRLVSRGEEFITAKTLFEKRKSLEYISTGVRSLDELLEGGVEVGSLTEFIGEFGAGKTQLCHQLAVMVQLPREKGGLSARALYIDTEGTFRPERIIQIARYRNLDPEKTLENILYARAYNSDHQMLLVDEAKKYIEKLNIRLVVIDSLINHFRSEYPGRENLASRQQKLNRHISQLHRLAGIYNLAVVATNQVMASPDVFFGNPLKPAGGNIMAHGFTYRVWLRKGKEGRRIARIIDSPKHAEKEVAFAITEDGVVDV, encoded by the coding sequence ATGGGTAGGAGGGGTAAGGCGAAGGCTCCCCAAGAGGAGGATGTGGACGTTACAGAGCTCACGCGGGAGATGATACTCTCGGAGGAGGAAGAGGGGGTGGAGAGCGAGCTCGAGGAGTACACTCCTCCTGCCGAAGGGGAGGAAATCAGGCTCGAGGACCTCGAAGGTGTAGGCAGGATAACTGCGCAGAAGCTTCGCAGCGCGGGCTACTACACTGTCACCGATATCGCCTTCGCGTCAGCTCACGAGCTGGCGGTAATCCTGGGGTCGGAGGAGAGAGCGATGGCCATCATCAGGGCCGCTCAGAGGCTAGTGAGCAGAGGAGAGGAGTTCATCACCGCGAAAACACTCTTCGAGAAGAGGAAAAGCCTCGAGTACATCTCTACTGGTGTGAGGAGTTTGGATGAGCTGCTTGAGGGTGGTGTGGAGGTGGGGAGTTTGACGGAGTTTATTGGGGAGTTTGGTGCTGGGAAGACTCAGCTCTGCCACCAGCTTGCGGTGATGGTCCAGCTCCCCAGGGAGAAGGGGGGCCTCTCCGCCAGGGCGCTCTACATCGACACCGAAGGCACCTTCCGGCCCGAGAGAATCATCCAGATCGCAAGGTACCGCAACCTCGACCCCGAAAAAACCCTCGAAAACATCCTCTACGCAAGAGCATACAACAGCGACCACCAGATGCTCCTGGTGGATGAGGCGAAGAAGTACATCGAGAAGCTGAACATACGGCTGGTGGTGATCGACAGCTTAATCAACCACTTCAGGTCGGAGTACCCGGGGCGCGAGAACCTGGCTTCAAGGCAGCAGAAGCTTAACAGGCACATCAGCCAGCTGCACAGGCTCGCAGGCATCTACAACCTCGCCGTCGTAGCCACCAACCAGGTCATGGCTTCCCCGGACGTATTCTTCGGGAACCCGCTGAAGCCCGCTGGAGGAAACATCATGGCACACGGCTTCACGTACAGGGTGTGGTTGAGGAAGGGGAAGGAGGGGCGGCGCATCGCCAGGATCATCGACAGCCCTAAGCACGCTGAGAAGGAAGTCGCCTTCGCGATCACGGAGGACGGCGTTGTCGACGTCTAG